In the genome of Oncorhynchus masou masou isolate Uvic2021 unplaced genomic scaffold, UVic_Omas_1.1 unplaced_scaffold_2789, whole genome shotgun sequence, the window ttagctggctgcagagccgtctgtttagctgactgcagagccgtctgtttagctggctgcagagccggCCTTCTGCAGAGCAGCTGGCTGTTCAGCAGTTAGCGCCAAAACGACTGGGAAACCCAGCTTCAGCTTTATTCATTGGGAAACTAAAGAAAGCCTCACAAGctgttttatactgaacaaaaatataaacgtaacatgcaaCGATTTCtaacattttactgagttacagttcatataaggacatcAGTCACTTTAAGTCTATGGGTTTTCACAACTGGGAATAAAGATATGCATCAgttggtcacagatgccttaAAAATGGTAGGGACATGgattagaaaaccagtcagtatctggtgtgaccacgaTTTGCCCCATGCAGCGGGGACACATctcttcacatagagttgatcaggctgttgtttgtggcctgtggaatgttgtcccaccctTTCAATGGcagtgcgaagttgctggatattggtgggaactggaacacgttgtCCCACACGCGATTCAGAGCATCACGAACATGCtctatgggtgacatgtctggtgagtatgcaggccatggatgaactgggacattttcagcttccaggaactgtgtacagatccttgcgacatgggccGTGCATTGTCATGTGCTGGAAAATGAGGTGATGGCGGGATAATGGCACCGCATACAGGGcccaggatctcgtcatggtatctctctgcattcaaattgccattgataaaacgCAATTGTGTTCactgtccgtagcttatgccttcccacaccataaccccactgccaccattgGGCACTTCATTCACAACGTTGGGCACTTCATTCACAACGCACTTCATTCAGCAAACCGCCGCCaaacaacgccatacacgtggtctgcggttgtgaggcgaGTTGGACGTACTACCTAATTCTCTAAAAGACTATGAGGGTGGCTTATGCTAGGGAAATGAAaatgaaattctctggcaacagctatgGTGACATTCCTGCATTCAGCATGTGCCAATTGCAGGCTCCCTCAAAAcggagacatctgtggcattgtgttgtgtcacaaaccgcacattttagagtggcctttcattgcccccagcacaaggtacacctgtgtaattgTCATGCTGTtgaatcaacttcttgatatgccacatctgtcaggtagatggattatcttggcaaaggagaatgcTCACTAACAAATATGGAAACAAATTTGTCCACacaattttagagaaataagcttttagtgcatatggaaaatttcagggatctttaatttcagctcatgaaacattggaccaacactttacacatTTTActaatatttttgtttagtggAGTTTCACTGTGTTATTTTGACACAAACTGTCTATTGCTTGATATAAGCAGGTTTATCCAAATGTGTCAAAGAATAGGTCATCCAGGATTAGTTGGGTAGTAGTGGTTCTGGCCAGTCAGTAGTTTCAGCTCTCCTCCTAAACACCGTTGGGTAGTAGTGGTTCTGGCCAGTCAGTAGTTACAGCTCTCCTCCGAAACACCGTTGGGTAGTAGTGGTTCTGGCCAGTCAGTAGTTACAGCTCTCCTCCTAACCACCGTTGGGTAGTAGTGGTTCTGGCCAGTCAGTAGTTTCAGCTCTCCTCCTAAACACCGTTGGGTAGTAGTGGCTAATGTCTGGCCAGTCAGTAGTTTCAGCTCTTCTCCTAAACACTGTTGGGTAGTAGTGGTTCTGGCTAGTCAGTAGTTACAGCTCTCCTCCTAAACACCGTTGGGTAGTAGTGCTAATGTCTGGCCAGTCAGTAGTTTCAGCTCTTCTCCTAAACACTGTTGGGTAGTAGTGGTTCTGGCCAGTCAGTAGTTACAGCTCTCCTCCTAAACACCGTTGGGTAGTAGTGGTTCTGGCCAGTCAGTAGTTTCAGCTCTCCTCCTAAACACCATTGGGTAGTAGTGGTTCTGGCCAGTCAGTAGTTTCAGCTCTCCTCCTAAACACCGTTGGGTAGTAGTGGTTCTGGTCAGTCAGTAGTTACAGCTCTCCTCCTAAACACCATTGGGTAGTAGTGGTTCTGGCCAGTCAGTAGTTACAGCTCTCCTCCTAAACACCGTTGGGTAGTAGTGGTTCTGGCCAGTCAGTAGTTACAGCTCTCCTCCTAAACACCGTTGGGTAGTAGAGGTTCTGGCCAGTCAGTAGTTTCAGCTCTCCTCCTAAACACCGTTGGGTAGTAGTGGTTCTGGCCAGTCAGTAGTTACAGCTCTCCTCCTAAACACCATTGGGTAGTAGTGGTTCTGGCCAGTCAGTAGTTACAGCTCTCCTCCTAAACACCGTTGGGTAGTAGTGGTTCTGGCCAGTCAGTAGTTTCAGCTCTCCTCCTAAACACCGTTGGGTAGTAGTGGTTCTGGCCAGTCAGTAGTTACAGCTCTCCTCCTAAACACCATTGGGTAGTAGTGGTTCTGGCCAGTCAGTAGTTTCAGCTCTCCTCCTAAACACCGTTGGGTAGTAGTGGTTCTGGTCAGTCAGTAGTTTCAGCTCTCCTCCTAAACACCATTGGGTAGTAGTGGTTCTGGCCAGTCAGTAGTTACAGCTCTCCTCCTAAACACCATAGTGGTTCATGGCCAGTCATTGGGTAGTAGTGGTTCTGGCCAGTCAGTAGTTACAGCTCTCCTCCTAAACACCATTGGGTAGTAGTGGTTCTGGCCAGTCAGTAGTTTCAGCTCTCCTCCTAAACACCGTTGGGTAGTAGTGGTTCTGGCCAGTCAGTAGTTTCAGCTCTCCTCCTAAACACCGTTGGGTAGTAGTGGTTCTGGCCAGTCAGTAGTTACAGCTCTCCTCCTAAACACCATTGGGTAGTAGTGGTTCTGGCCAGTCAGTAGTTTCAGCTCTCCTCCTAAACACCGTTGGGTAGTAGTGGTTCTGGCCAGTCAGTAGTTTCAGCTCTCCTCCTAAACACCGTTGGGTAGTAGTGGTTCTGGCCAGTCAGTAGTTACAGCTCTCCTCCTAATCACCGTTGGGTAGTAGTGGTTCTGGCCAGTCAGTAGTTTCAGCTCTCCTCCTAAACACCGTTGGGTAGTAGTGGTTCTGGCCAGTCAGTAGTTACAGCTCTCCTCCTAAACACCGTTTGGGTAGTAGTGGTTCTGGCCAGTCAGTAGTTACAGCTCTCCTCCTAAACACCGTTGGGTAGTAGTGGTTCTGGCCAGTCAGTAGTTTCAGCTCTCCTCTCCTAAACACCGTTGGGTAGTAGAGGTTCTGGTCAGTCAGTAGTTTCAGCTCTCCTCCTAAACACCATTGGGTAGTAGTGGTTCTGGCCAGTCAGTAGTTTCAGCTCTCCTCCTAAACACCGTTGGGTAGTAGTGGTTCTGGCCAGTCAGTAGTTTCAGCTCTCCTCCTAAACACCATTGGGTAGTAGTGGTTCTGGCCAGTCAGTAGTTTCAGCTCTCCTCCTAAACACCATTGGGTAGTAGTGGTTCTGGCCAGTCAGTAGTTACAGCTCTCCCTAAACACCGTTGGGTAGTAGTGGTTCTGGCCAGTCAGTAGTTACAGCTCTCCTCCTAAACACCGTTGGGTAGTAGTGTTCTGGCCAGTCAGTAGTTACAGCTCTCCTCCTAAATGCGGTGATCACTGGATAATTTGAAGATCAGCGTCATTGAAGTTGGTGGTTCGTTACTACTCATTTCTGATCTTTTCGTCACTAGTTACCAGATCCACAAAGTCAGAAAACATACCTACCTCTACAATTTATCTTTTGAAACCTaaacctaatcttaaccctaaccataaccacattgctaaccttatacctaaccctaaccttaaaccaaaAAGCTAATTTGAGCTTTCACACATTTTTACAATAtaaccaattttgactttgtgactGTACTATCTGGTGGAAATCTTTCCGATCTGAGACGAGGGAAATTGTTTGCCTGGTTTGGTGTTTTGTTAAGGGAGTGTTCACGCACCCAAGAAGGCTCAACCAATCATCCGACGGATAATACTTGCAGCTATCCTACAAAACAACATTTTGCATCCAGGGTACCTGAGCAGCCTCATTCCGGCGGTGGCCCCCAGGTAGAGGGGGGTCTCGTGGTGCCTGCTGAGGGGGATGAGGCTCTCTGCTTCCTTCATACAGCTCTTCAGAGATGCCCCTGCCTGCCCTGGAAACACAGAGTAGCTGGAGATACCAGCacctggacggacggacggacagacggacggacggacggacacacacgcacacgcacacacacacacacacacacacacacacacacacacacacacacacacacacacacacacacacacacacacacacacactttaactagataacaaatcaaattttattggtcacatatacatggttagcagatgttaatgggagtgtagcgaaatgcttgtgcttctagttctgacaatggtGTAATAactaacgagtaatctaacctaacgattccacaacaactaccttatacacacaaatctaaagggatggagtaagattatgtacatataaatatatggatgagcgatggccatgtgccataggcaagatgcagtagatggtatagaatacagtatatactgtacatatgagatgagtaatgtaggacatgtagacattattaaagtggcgttatttaaagtgactagtgataccttcaAATCCATTTATTAAATAGATTAAAGTGGACAGAGATTTGaatctgtatgttggcagcagcctctgtgttagtgatggctgtttaatggtctgacggccttgagatagaagctgtttttcagtctcccggTCCCAGCTTGCTAGGtttttatagtgtgtgtgtgtgtgtgtgtgtgtgtgtgtgtgtgtgtgtgtgtgtgtgtgtgtgtgtgtgtgtgtgtgtgtgtgtgtgtgtgtgtgtgtgtctaccttgGACTTTGCAGGAGTGTGTCTGCTGCACTCTTCCAGTGTCGTTATCCTTCTCTGCTGGCCACTCGTAGATATACACTGCTGTATGTGAGGAGCCAGCATCCAGGACGATCCCatactgagagatggagagagacacattttcaacctctctgacccagtctgtaatacctacatgtttcaagcaaaccaccatagtccctgtacctaagaatgtaacctgcctaaatgaatacCAACCCGTAGCAAACATCTTTTGCCATGACATTTGTATTTATTCTGGATTCCTGATTAGCTGATTGAGAAAGAAAAGGAAAGCTGagctctaggagctcagatgaaATCATTTAATACCTTAATAACCAATGTGTGTtgatcagggtataatgacaaaaGACTGAGGGtcactagtttatatagtgtcaaaggacacacaggtgtctgtaatcatggccaggtgtggcctgatatcattggttaattctcagaCATAAGAATAACATACAAAAACAtgatgttatgaacttgagtgaagacccaaaagcggttttaacagaaaacagagttctttaatgaaaatacaggaatggcataaatccttttccaacgttgtcagcggaacaaaaagaacgatagtatagtgcaggatgctcctgccaggcagactccgacaggacaggacaaggtggaagcaaacgagacgacagcttgcttctggcatcaaaaaacacaaacaagaatcagacactgaaagtagcaggaacagagagagaaatagagacctaatcagagggggaagagagaacaggtggggaagagtgaaagagctagttagggcagatgtagaacagctgaggaatgagagacagagaaggtaacctaaaaagaccagcagagagagagaatgaagagaaaggacaggaacagacataacaagacatgacagtacccccccactcaccgagcgcctcctggcacactcgaggaggaaacctggcggcaacggaggaaatcatcgatcagcgaacggtccagcacgtcccgagagggaacccaactcctctcctcaggaccgtaccctcccaatcaactaggtactgatgaccacggccccgagggcgcatgtccaaaatcttacgaaccctgtagatgggtgcgccctcgacaaggatgggggggggggggggacgagcgggggcgcgaagaacgggcttaacacaggagacatggaagaccgggtgaacgcgacgaagatagcgcgggagaagaagtcgcactgcgacaggattaatgacctgggaaatacggaacggaccaatgaaccgcggggccaacttgcgagaagctgtcttaaggggaaggttctgagtggagagccatactctctgaccgcaacaatatctaggactcttggtcctacgcttattagcggccctcacagtctgcgccctattacggcaaagtgccgacctgaccccttccaggtgcgctcgcaacgctggacaaaagcctgagcggaggggacgcaggactcggcgagctgagatgagaacagcggaggctggtacccgaggctacactgaaaaggggatagaccggtagcagacgagggaagcgagttgtgggcgtactctgcccaggggagctgttctgaccaagacgcagggttacgaaaagaaagactgcgtaaaatgcgaccaacagtctgattggcccgttcgggcttgaccgttagactggggatgaaagccggacgagagactgacggaagccccaatcaaacggcaaaactccctccaaaattgagacgtgaactgcggacctctgtcggaaacgacgtcagacggaaggacatgaattcggaaaacattctcgataatgatctgagccgtctccttagcagaagggagcttatcgagaggaatgaaatgagccgccttagagaatctatcgacaaccgtaagaataactgtcttccccgctgatgaaggcagtccggtgataaaatctaaagcgatgtgagaccacggtcgagagggaatgggaagcggtctgagacggccggcaggaggagagttcccagatttagtctgcgcgcagaccgaacaagcggcgacaaatcgacgcgcgtcacgttcccgagtgggccaccagaaacgctggcgaatggaagcgagcgtacccgaacgccgggatggccggctaacttggcagagtgggcccactgaagaacggccggacgagtaggaacgggaacgaacagaaggttcctaggacaagctcgcggcgacggagtgtgagcgagtgcttgctttacctgcctctcaattcccagacagtcaacccgacaacacgcccctcagggagaatcccatcgggggtcggtggagacctcagaagaactgaagagacgagataaagcatcaggtttggtgtttttgagcccggacgataagaaataacaaactcgaaacgagcgaaaaacagagcccaacgagcctgacgcgcattaagtcgtttggctgaacggatgtactcaaggttcctatggtcagtccaaacgacaaaaggaacggtcgccctccaaccactgtcgccattcgcctagggctaagcggatggcgagcagttcccgcgattaccaacatcatagttacgttctgacggcgataagcgatgagagaaaacgcgcaaggatggaccttgccgtcagagagagagagcgctgagaaagaatggctcccacgcccacctctgacgcgtcaacctcaacaacaaactgtctagagatgtcaggtgtaacaagaataggtgcggatgtaaaacgattcttaagaagatcaaaagctccctgggcggaaacggaccacttaaagcacgtcttaacagaagtaagggctgtgagaggagctgccacctgaccgaaattacggatgaaactacggtagaaattagcgaagcccagaaagcgctgcagctcgacgcgtgacttaggaacgggccaatcaatgacagcctggaccttagcgggatccatcttaatgccctcagcggaaataacggaaccgagaaaagggacagaggcggcatgaaaagtgcacttctcagccttcacataaagacagttctccaaaaggcgctggaggacgcgtcgcacgtgctgaacatgaatcgagagagacagtgaaaaaatcaggatatcgtccatgtaaacgaaaacaaaaatgttcagcatgtctctcaggacgtcgttaactagtgcctgaaagacagctggagcgttaacgaggccgaaaggaagaacccggtattcaaagtgccctaacggagtgttaaacgccgtcttccactcgtccataaaacagccctccgcccagagtctatcaaggcactgcatgaagcagatgaaccgggccagcggagatggaccggaaaggtagtgcgtgatccagaaggagaggcctgagtagttgcgctcaccagtagccctcctcttactgatgagctctggcctttactggacatgaggtgacaaaatgaccagcggagccgcagtagagacagaggcgattggtgattctccgttccctctccttggccgagatgcgaatacccccagctgcataggctcagcatccgagccggcggaggagggtggcagtgatgcggcaggtggcagtgatgtggagaggggagcaacggagaacgtgagctcctttccacgagctcggcgacgaagatcaaaccgtcgctctatgcgaatagcgagagctattaaggagtccagactggaaggaacctcccgggagaggatctcatccttaacctcgacgtggagaccctccagaaaacgagcgagcaaagccggctcgttccagtcactagaggcagcgagagtgcgaaactcaatagaataatccgttatggatctattcccctgacatagggaagacagggccctggaagcctcctcgccaaaaacagaacggtcaaaaacccgtatcatctcctccttaaagtcctgatactggttaatacactcagccctcgcctcccagactgccgtgccccactcacgcgcccgtccggtaaggagagaaatgacgtaggcgatgcgggctgcgctcctggagtaagtgttgggctggagagagaacaccacatcacactgagtgaggaatgagcggcactcagtgggctccccagagtaacacggcgggttgttgatcctgggctccggcgactcggaaaccctggaagtgggcggtggatcgaggtggagttggtgaacccgtcttgtgaggtcggagacttggacggccagggtctcaacggcatgttgagcagcagacaattcctcctcgtgtctgcctagcatcgctccctggatctcgacggcggagtgaaaagggtccggagccgctgggtccattcttggtctgattcttctgttatgaacttgagtgaagacccaaaagcggttttaacagaaaacagagttctttaatgaaaatacaggaatggcataaatccttttccaacgttgtcagcggaacaaaaagaacgatagtatagtgcaggatgctcctgccaggcagactccgacaggacaggacaaggtggaagcaaacgagacgacagcttgcttctggcatcaaaaaacacaaacaagaatcagacactgaaagtagcaggaacagagagagaaatagagcagACATAAGAATAACATACAAAAACatgaatggatagcatacgatcatagataaAATTTGGCTACATAggcctacaaacatttacaatgaatagcaaaatcacaatcacaagaatggcttcagatcaaagtcttcGTTGAGACCGAAGTGAGCAAGGTCCTTTAAATGAAAGATCTAGGCAgtctctcgttttaacaataaattgtcgAGGTCACCCCTCtgctagggagggtgacatgttcgatggaCAATATAACGTAGGGTTGAAATCTTGTGGTTCGCTTCCAAAAAGTGGACCGCAACTGGGTAAGTCATGTTTttgcacctaatggtgctacgatgctccaAGATTCGTACTTTTAATTTGCActttgttttacccacatcattttttaccacaaggacaagttataagataaataactgccttagtggagcacgtaataacacctttgattgggatctgtttccctgtttgtgggtgtttgaaggatctacattataagtgccattgcattgatcACAGCTGTTACCCTACTAGTTTCCATCCAGTAGAGGCGTAAATAGAAACTGGGATattttggggtggtaaatcagagtcaACCAGTTGATCTCTGAGATTTTTGCCCTGTGAGAATAGGACCAAGGGAGGTTACCATAACACATTACCGATACTGTCATCGGATCTTAGAATGTGCCGATGTTTGTGATCGATTCTTTTCCCAAGTCTAGGTCctaaacagattctacccccaagccataagactcctgaacatctaatcaaatggctacccagactatttgcattgcccctcctcttctacgctgctgctaatctctgttattatctatgcatagtcacttcaataactctacctacagtacatgtacatattacctcaattacctcgactaaccggtgcccccgcatattgactctgtaccggtacccccctgtttatagtctcca includes:
- the LOC135533902 gene encoding ectonucleoside triphosphate diphosphohydrolase 1-like; amino-acid sequence: CDIISSWLENANSLQLSLSLPNYFPLSFSPSLSLSLLSSPPTLLPLTLSPHLSYSPSSSETKGKNAWYKAVIIITVLGITAIVALVTTAVLQNKPLLQKYKYGIVLDAGSSHTAVYIYEWPAEKDNDTGRVQQTHSCKVQGAGISSYSVFPGQAGASLKSCMKEAESLIPLSRHHETPLYLGATAGMRLLRYPGCKMLFCRIAASIIRRMIG